The segment CGGAGGTAAACTGAGTTTCTTCAAACATGTAGAGGTCGCCATCGCGGTAGTAGTTAATGGCAACTTGGGGAGCGGGTTGAGTTTTTAGTTCCGTTTCGTGGGTTTTCAAGTGGTCGTCATAGGTATGGTAGGCATGAGCCTCGATCAGTTCCATCAAGTAGTAGGCATACCTGGGAGACAGCATATAAAGCGGTACAACTACCCAGTAGTAAGCAACGGCAATGTGTTGGGCGATAAAGCGATCGCCCCAAAGTCGATTGCCGCCCAGTGACTCCATAATCAACAAGTGATGTAATTCGTTCCAGGTTTCAGCGAAGTGAACTTTCAACAAATCTGCTTTGCGCCAGAAACCCAGCGTTTCGTAAAGATGCAGCACTGAGAGATAGGAAAAATAAGGTACACGGGCGATCGTTTCCAGCACATAAAACCGGGCGTAGGAACGGTTGCCGTAGACGACATCCACAATAAAAACGAAAAAGCTGACGATGAATCGAATCAAAACTTTCATGGTGTATGCCTCCAAAAGCAGACATCGATTTGGAGTTTAGAACCCCCATTAGAGAAATGGTTTGAAGCGGCTCGCAGGTGCAAACCGAGCCGTTTTCGGCTCATTTTGGAGTTTAGAACCCCCATTAGAGAAATGGTTTGAAGCGGCTCGCAGGTGCAAACCGAGCCGTTTTCGGCTCATTGTTCCTCTAGACCAGTTAGTTCTGCCACTTATTTGGCGTTTGGCTCTGCTAAGTAGGGAAAATGGGCGCGGAAGCCATCAGGCTTACCGACTCGGTCTGAGAAGGGTGTATTGGCAAGTAGGCTTAAAATTAGGTCAGGTGTATCGTCTGCCAGTGCTCGACCATTCCTGCCAGCAAAACCATAGCCAATCGGTAACTGTGGGTTATAAGTCAAAACATCAGGCAAGAGAAACTGTACCACTTGCTGCCCATAAGCTTGAGGATCGGTTGTCGTACCTGCGAGTTGTGTCACCTTTGCGGTAAAGGCAGCGATCGCTGCCCCATATTTGGCAACGTCGTCTCCGGGCAACGATTTGTTGTAAGCATCCTTCAGGTGCTCATCCTGGATAAACACCTGCTGAACCAGTGGAGTCGCCGCCCGGTTGATGGTCTTCCACTTGCCCTCATGCTGAATGGTTGTGGTTCCCCAGAGCTGAATCGGTTCGGCACTGAGGTCAGCGGTAGGCAGTTCTAAGACGATCGCCGTCACATTATGCCCTGCTAAAGCATTTTCAGCCGTATCAAACACACTGGGATCAAATCGGTTTTCTTCAAGAATCATCTGAGCAAATTGCCCAAACGCGCCCAGGTTGAAGAAGAAAGGGTCAGCAACTAGCCCTGCCCACAGGCGACCACTATCACCGATCGAAATCACGTCGCCCGTATTGCCCTCTGCGATCAGATTGCCATGACTATCAAAATCTGTGGCGGCACTTCCCTCCAAGCGGTGCAGTTCGATCTGCTGAATGCCTTTGGAGTTGGGTTCTCCAAATGTAACGCGGTAATCCAGATCTTCGATTACGTCAGCATTGGTATCAATTTTGAAATCATAGAGCGCGCCTGCTCGAAAGGTGGTTGGCGATACTTCACCCGCTAGAGGATTGACTGCCATAATCAAAACGGTGGTGTTTTCTGATTCACCTGCAAACACATAGACATCAGTAATGTCTACTCGTCCATCTTCCTTAGCCGTTGGGGAATCGAGATGGTGTGACATAGATTTGTATACTCCTTCTTTAAGATCAAAAACTCATGAGACTTCTTCTAGTTTCGGTGTGGATTTCAACGCCCATAAACCGATCCAACAACCCAGCCCATCAAAGATTGAGGTGAGAATAGCCGTAATTTGAAACAGCAGCCCCCAACTTGTAAAGGATACCTGCGAGACATGATCGGGACTTATCGCAATCAAATGATTGTAAATGCCGAAAAGAACGGCTCCAGCCATTGAACTGAGCAAGAGCCAGTTGCCCAAGCGATCGAACTTTGTCCAGAGCAAAACGGCTGCAATGATCGGAGTCAGAAAAATCACAGCAACAATAAATGAACTCTGCAATAAAGAGAGGGGAACTGGAATCTTCACATGCGCTAAACCATGCAATGCGTGGGCGATCGCATGTAGTACCACAAACGCAATTCCAGCCTGAGCAACCTTCATGCGCTGAAGCCTCCGTCAATCATTAGGCTTGCCCCTGTGATGAATCCGGCTTCAGGACTGGCTAGATAAGCCACCATCCCGGCTGTGTTCATGTTCAATTCTCCTTATGTAGTAGCGTGATTAGCAGCAGAGCCAACCAACCATTCCAGAGATCGGGGCTGAACGTTCAATTCCCGTTTTGCTTTAGCATTCGATACGCCACGCATCTGAGTGCCGTAATAGACCGCATCTGCTCCCCCAATTTGCAGCGCATCTTCAACCGATACCTGGGGTGGTGGTGCAGCATTCAACCATCGAGCATAGACAGGCAGCCACTCGCACACCTTCAAGGGCTGATTATCGGCAATCAAATAAATCCCAGGATTGCCTCGCTCTGCGGCTGCTACGGTGGCGATCGCCGCATCCTCAATGTGCAGCCACGACCATACGCCTTCTCCCTTGCCCACGATCGGAAACTGTTGCTGACGCACCTGATTTGCCACATCCCCATCGGGCGCAAACCAGGTGCCAGGGCCGTAAAAGAAGCCGTAGCGCAGAACAATTCCTTCCAGATCCGATGCTTCCAGCAAACGGTGTTCCAACTCGGTCACAACGTGAGCATCGGCAGCAACCGCTGGGGACTCATCCAGGGCAAGCGGTGTGTCTTCGTCAGCCAGACCCGACCCCGGAACTGCCCAGAAGGCAATCGATTGCCGCAGATAACGCCGTGCTCCGGCGACTTGGGCAGCAGCCAGCACATTGGCACCTCCTTCTAATCGGATGCGCGTATTGAACTCGGCTGCTGCCGTCATCGACTCGCGGGTGTAGGTTTTAGGTAGGGCAGTAAGTTGCTCAATCACAACTTCGGGTTGAGCCTGGAGGATTGCCGCTTTAACGGAATCTGGATCGAAGACATCAGCGATCGCGGGTTCTACTCCCTGTTCTACTAAAGTCTGAGCTTTTTCTGAAGAGCGGGTCAGTGCCACAACCTTGTGTCCTTGGGTGAGTAATTGAGTCAGCAATGGACGCCCGATCGCCCCCGTCCCCCCAGCAACAAAAATTCTCATCTGTAAAGCTCCTGTTTGAATTCGATCGCACTTCAAGGCTTTAGAGATCGCCTTGGTCAGTGCAACCTTGATTTCGTCCGTATCTACTCAAACTGATTCAAACAGCCAGCCGATTGATTTAGCCGCTATTATGCTGGTCTGTAGCTGTTTAGAACAGGTGAGTTTCCCAAGTTAGGCTGCAAGTTAAGGCGCAATTCGTAATTTTAATTTTATTCAGCCTGCGACTGCTCCTAATGCCAAAAGTGCTGCTCGCTGTGCGGGGTTTAATCCCTGAGTACCACAAATATTCATGCCTTCGTAAAGGCGATCGGCTTTCAGGGTTTTGAGGCACTCACCCGTTTTCACGTGCCACAGCTTGATCGTCTCATCCTGGCTTGCACTGGCAAGGATTTGACCATCTGCACTAAAGCTAACTGACGACACCCAGCCCGTATGACCTTGCAGTCGTTTGATACAAGTGCCTGATTGCACATCCCACAATCGCACCTTTTGATCATGCCCCCCGCTGGCAAAGCATTGACCATCAGGACTGAAGGCAACAGACCAGATCCAGCCTGCGTGGTCTTGCAAGTTTTTTAGACACCTGCCAGACTGCACTTCCCAGAACCGAATTCCCTGATCATCGCCGCCGCTAATCAACCATCGACCATCAGGACTGAAGGCAATGGAGCGGACACCACTGGTATGCCCCTGTAAAACTTTCAGACAAGTGCCATCCTGCACATTCCAGAACCGAATCGACAAATCATTACTGCAACTTGCCAGGATGTTGCCAATGCCTGACGGCAGGCTAGCGCCAACGGGGCTAAATGCGACCGACCAGACCCAATCCGTGTGCCCCTGTAAAACCTTCAAACAGATCCCTGTAGAAACGTCCCACAGGCGAATCGAGGTATCAAAGCTACTACTTGCCAGGATTTCTCTCTCTTGAGTCTCTCCGTTGTCAATTCGAGGGCTAAAGCTGAGCGATCGCACACCACTGGTATGTCCCTGTAATACCTTCAGACAGGTTCCCTCGGTCGCATCCCAAAGGCGAATGTGGGCATCATTACTGCTACTCGCCAAAAGTTGGCGATGCGAACTAAACACCACTGAGCGTACCCAATTGCCATGTCCCGACAATACGTTTGAGCACGTCCCATGCTGCCAATTCCACAGGCGCACTAAGCCATCATGGCTACCGCTGACCAGAGTCTCGCCATCTGGGCTAAAGCTGACTGCCCAAAGTCCACCAGGATGTCCCTGTAACACTTTGAGGCAGGTGCCATTCCGCCCATTCCAAAGTCGCATGGAGAAATCTAGGCTGGCACTTGCCAGCATCAGGTCATCCCTGATTTCAGGGTGAAAGGCGACGGCACGAACCCCGCTGGTGTGTCCTTGCAAACGGCTGAGGCAGGTGTCATCGTTGATATTCCACAGGCGGATTGAGCCATCATTGCTGCCGCTGGCTAAGGTTTGCCCATCCGGGCTAAAACTGACCGACCAAACCCAATCGGTATGTCCCTTCAGGACGCAGAGGCAAACTTTCTTCTGGACATCCCAGACTCGAATCGAGCCATTGTTCCCACCACTGGCAAGACGTTGACCGTCAGGACTAAAGGCGATCTCCCAGACGCCACCCGAATCATCCTGTAGGATCGTGTCGCAAGTACCCTCCCAGATATCCCAGAGCCGAATCGTCTGATCCTGACTACCACTTGCCAGGGTTCGACCGTCAGGGCTGAAACAAAGGGAATGGATCGCGCCGCTGTGTGCTTGCAACACGCTTAGACAATCGCCAGTGTGGACATCCCATAGTCGGATGGTTTGATCCTCACTACCCGTTGCTAACAGTTGCGCAGGCTCTAGTGACTGGCTGCCAGCAGGAGTGCAAAAGGTTACAGACCAAACAGCATCGGTATGCCCCTGCAACAGGTGCAGACAGCAACGATTCTGGATGTCCCACAATCGAACCGAACCATCACTACTGCCACTACCCAGGAGCTGATCATCTGAGCTAAAAGCAATTGACCACGCCCACCCGGCTTGCCCTTGTAAGGTTAGAAGGGGTGTACCATCCGCCAACCACAAACGAACATCGCCATCGACATCCCCGGTTGCTAATAGACCATTGGGGCTGAAAGCGAGAGATAATAAGCTATTGAGGTTTTCGGCAAAGATAGACGTGGCGAGATCAGCATTGCGAAAGTTCGTTCCTGCCAAATTAGTCTGACGCAAATCCGCCTGCCATATGGTTAATTCTGAAAGGTCACACCCTCGTAAATCAGCTTGCAGATGCACCAGCAGGTTGAGAAGATTGCCTGCAATATAGTTGGGTTGGTGCGGTGCTTGCTGTTGTTGCCGCTTCAATATGACTTTCAATTGTTGTTCAATGGCTTGTGGGTTGCCAAACTGCATGAGCAATTGTTCAGCGATCGGTTCAACAATGACCCGCTTTTGCATTTCCCGAATGTAGTCTTTGGTCTGGGCTTTAAGCAGTGCATGGGTTTTGAGCCGCTCTGGTGTTTGGGTGGCAATTTCCCCAGAAATGCATTGGACAAACTGATCGGTCGCATACTCCAACACAACAGGCTGTAGAAAGAATCGCTCATCCTCCTTTTCAATCAGCGTAGGCTCCGCCTTCTCGATTAGCGATCGCCGTAACAAAGACTGAATCGCGTCCGGCAACCTGCGTTTAAACGTCGGCGTGACCACATCATCACTTAACTCAGACAACGAGATCGATTCTCGGTTAATCGCTAACCAAAACAGCATTTCCTGTTCAATTTCAGACAGGCGATCAAACTGTCGTTGCAGTAAATCGCGAATGTCATCAAAGATTGCTAACCCCTGCTGCACATAGTTTAATATTTCAACAATTCTGCCATTAAAAAGCTCTTGAGCCGCCGCTGCGACCATCTTCAGCGCCAAAGGGTTGCCACCATAGTGAGTGATTAATATTTCCCATTCCAACTCTGTGCCTGCAAAGGTTCCTTTATAGCGAAACAGTTCTCGTCCGGCCTCTAAATTTAGTCCTTTGAGTAGCAGCGAAGCGCAAGCGCGACGGCCAGTCGTTCGCACCGATCGCTCTGTGCCTTCCAGTACCCCAATCTCTCTGGGTTTTTCGCGACTGGTGAGCAGCAGGCAACTCTGATGGGATGCCTCCCCCAGATCCTTAAACAATTGACCGTACCCTTCATAGCCCACGCGATACTGTCCTGTTTGTCTTGCACTCAAAATCGTTTCAGCGTTATCCAGAATCAACAAACAGCGACAGGATCGTACCCCCTCGATTAGCTTCAGCAGTTTTCCATCCAGGCTGATGGGTAGGGCAACATCCTCCCCCCGTGCTCGCAAAATGACAGGAAGTACACTCTCTAACCACTCCTCCAGGGGCGGTGCGTTTTGCAGCGATCTCCACACCACTACCTGAAATTCTGGGTGAATTTGCTGCACGAGTTTAGCAGCCAGCGTGGTTTTGCCAATGCCACCAATCCCCAGCAGTAGGACTAAGCGGCTGTGTTCCTCCAACACCCACCGCTTCAGTTGCATCAGTTCTTCACTGCGTCCGCAGAAGGTAGAAGTATCAATGGCACTCCCCCAATCTGTTTGGGATGGCTTCGTTTGGACGGTTGCCTCCACTGCTGCAAGGGTAGCAATAGGTCGCGTGTAATCCTGCTTGCTTAACTCCAAGCTAAAGGCACGGAATGCCCACTGTAACGATTGCTTGTCTACGGGGTCTGAGCGTCCCAGGACTTTGGCGATAGTGTTGAGGGATAAGCCCATACGCTCACTGAGTTCTTCTAGAGTGAAGCGATCGCCCGCATTCTCACTCAATTCAGCCTGAGTCTTGGCAGTTTGAAACTTATCCCATCCCTGTACGGTTAGGATCACTCCCCGATAGCGTCTAGTCTTTTGGTTAAGCATCAGAGTTACCTAAAACGAGAAGGAAGCAGTCGCGTCTGGTTCTGCTGCATCACAAAGCCGCATTCAATCGTTGCAACCCCCATGCTGCTGTTCATAGCTGGGTAGCAAGGTTTGATTGACCTTGCCCCGCAATTTATTCCAAGCTGGAATGAGTGCCTCATAATGTTCTGGGTTGACCAGATACAGCGCTTTGCGCAACAGTCAGGCACAATAATGAGACAGAGAGAAGGAGGTTGAATGCCACTTTACTCGATGGATATACGAGAGTAGATTGTCTCAGCCTACGAAGCGGGAAATACCTCAATCCGTAAAGTAGCAAAACGGTTCATGGTCAGTAAAGGGGTGGTGACACGTCTGCTGCACCAGAAAAAGACAACAGGCGACCTCTCGCCCTCGCTGTTGTGCTAAGGCGATCTCATAGCATGAGATGACTGAAACGCCCACTCGTTCGCTGGTTTCTATAATGTTTCGTCAGTGAGATGGAAACCGCTCAATCTCTTGAGTCATCAACCAGAACCAAATGTGGGTATCTAGGACGATTCCTTGAGACATTCCCAGTCCTCTTCATTCACGATCGGACTCACAATGTCACCTAATGTTCTGCCTTTTCCCGCGATCGCAGCAGGAGGCGATCTACGACGTGGAATGTCTTGTGCTTGAGGCTCTGAACCAGCTAAATCAGTAAGACTCAGAGGATGTTTTAAAAGGGTCGTCTTGAGCCTCAAATACGACTCAGTGGTGCAATCTAAAATCCATAAACCCTGATTCTGTCGTAGCGGTCTCTAGGTGGTCTGAGTGGTTGGATACACCCAGGAAGACTTTTAAAACATCCTCTCAGATCATTTTCTGAGTGTTCAACAGTTTTATCTAAAGAAATAGCTTCCTCAAGAATTGTC is part of the Neosynechococcus sphagnicola sy1 genome and harbors:
- a CDS encoding DUF4331 family protein; amino-acid sequence: MSHHLDSPTAKEDGRVDITDVYVFAGESENTTVLIMAVNPLAGEVSPTTFRAGALYDFKIDTNADVIEDLDYRVTFGEPNSKGIQQIELHRLEGSAATDFDSHGNLIAEGNTGDVISIGDSGRLWAGLVADPFFFNLGAFGQFAQMILEENRFDPSVFDTAENALAGHNVTAIVLELPTADLSAEPIQLWGTTTIQHEGKWKTINRAATPLVQQVFIQDEHLKDAYNKSLPGDDVAKYGAAIAAFTAKVTQLAGTTTDPQAYGQQVVQFLLPDVLTYNPQLPIGYGFAGRNGRALADDTPDLILSLLANTPFSDRVGKPDGFRAHFPYLAEPNAK
- a CDS encoding pentapeptide repeat-containing protein yields the protein MLNQKTRRYRGVILTVQGWDKFQTAKTQAELSENAGDRFTLEELSERMGLSLNTIAKVLGRSDPVDKQSLQWAFRAFSLELSKQDYTRPIATLAAVEATVQTKPSQTDWGSAIDTSTFCGRSEELMQLKRWVLEEHSRLVLLLGIGGIGKTTLAAKLVQQIHPEFQVVVWRSLQNAPPLEEWLESVLPVILRARGEDVALPISLDGKLLKLIEGVRSCRCLLILDNAETILSARQTGQYRVGYEGYGQLFKDLGEASHQSCLLLTSREKPREIGVLEGTERSVRTTGRRACASLLLKGLNLEAGRELFRYKGTFAGTELEWEILITHYGGNPLALKMVAAAAQELFNGRIVEILNYVQQGLAIFDDIRDLLQRQFDRLSEIEQEMLFWLAINRESISLSELSDDVVTPTFKRRLPDAIQSLLRRSLIEKAEPTLIEKEDERFFLQPVVLEYATDQFVQCISGEIATQTPERLKTHALLKAQTKDYIREMQKRVIVEPIAEQLLMQFGNPQAIEQQLKVILKRQQQQAPHQPNYIAGNLLNLLVHLQADLRGCDLSELTIWQADLRQTNLAGTNFRNADLATSIFAENLNSLLSLAFSPNGLLATGDVDGDVRLWLADGTPLLTLQGQAGWAWSIAFSSDDQLLGSGSSDGSVRLWDIQNRCCLHLLQGHTDAVWSVTFCTPAGSQSLEPAQLLATGSEDQTIRLWDVHTGDCLSVLQAHSGAIHSLCFSPDGRTLASGSQDQTIRLWDIWEGTCDTILQDDSGGVWEIAFSPDGQRLASGGNNGSIRVWDVQKKVCLCVLKGHTDWVWSVSFSPDGQTLASGSNDGSIRLWNINDDTCLSRLQGHTSGVRAVAFHPEIRDDLMLASASLDFSMRLWNGRNGTCLKVLQGHPGGLWAVSFSPDGETLVSGSHDGLVRLWNWQHGTCSNVLSGHGNWVRSVVFSSHRQLLASSSNDAHIRLWDATEGTCLKVLQGHTSGVRSLSFSPRIDNGETQEREILASSSFDTSIRLWDVSTGICLKVLQGHTDWVWSVAFSPVGASLPSGIGNILASCSNDLSIRFWNVQDGTCLKVLQGHTSGVRSIAFSPDGRWLISGGDDQGIRFWEVQSGRCLKNLQDHAGWIWSVAFSPDGQCFASGGHDQKVRLWDVQSGTCIKRLQGHTGWVSSVSFSADGQILASASQDETIKLWHVKTGECLKTLKADRLYEGMNICGTQGLNPAQRAALLALGAVAG
- a CDS encoding SDR family oxidoreductase, translated to MNTAGMVAYLASPEAGFITGASLMIDGGFSA
- a CDS encoding alternative oxidase; translation: MKVLIRFIVSFFVFIVDVVYGNRSYARFYVLETIARVPYFSYLSVLHLYETLGFWRKADLLKVHFAETWNELHHLLIMESLGGNRLWGDRFIAQHIAVAYYWVVVPLYMLSPRYAYYLMELIEAHAYHTYDDHLKTHETELKTQPAPQVAINYYRDGDLYMFEETQFTSDHHFRRPSVDNLYDVFVNIRDDEGEHVKTMGALQKPEARQTFKSPHSVIELIADQAEQISEA
- a CDS encoding NAD-dependent epimerase/dehydratase family protein, translated to MRIFVAGGTGAIGRPLLTQLLTQGHKVVALTRSSEKAQTLVEQGVEPAIADVFDPDSVKAAILQAQPEVVIEQLTALPKTYTRESMTAAAEFNTRIRLEGGANVLAAAQVAGARRYLRQSIAFWAVPGSGLADEDTPLALDESPAVAADAHVVTELEHRLLEASDLEGIVLRYGFFYGPGTWFAPDGDVANQVRQQQFPIVGKGEGVWSWLHIEDAAIATVAAAERGNPGIYLIADNQPLKVCEWLPVYARWLNAAPPPQVSVEDALQIGGADAVYYGTQMRGVSNAKAKRELNVQPRSLEWLVGSAANHATT